In the Hyphomonadaceae bacterium BL14 genome, one interval contains:
- the obgE gene encoding GTPase ObgE yields the protein MKFLDQARVYIKSGQGGQGCVSFRREKYIEFGGPDGGDGGAGGDVWAEAVEGLNTLIDYRYQQHFKAGRGVHGSGRNRTGPDGPDVILKVPVGTQILDEDNETILADLAEAGQRVLLAKGGRGGKGNAHFTTSRNQAPRIAQPGEEAEERWVWLRLKLIADAGLIGLPNAGKSTLLSVVSAATPKIADYPFTTLHPNLGVVDLAPGARFVIADIPGLIEGAHEGAGIGDRFLGHVERCALLVHLVDASGEDPAGAYSIVRGELEAYGAGLEDKAEIVVLNKIDAVDGETLDAAEAALREVSGRDVLRLSGATQDGVRPLMFKVWEAVQGRQAAERQAAAAAAQAAEKAESGWTP from the coding sequence ATGAAATTCCTCGACCAAGCACGCGTCTACATCAAGTCCGGCCAGGGCGGTCAGGGCTGTGTCTCCTTCCGGCGCGAAAAATACATCGAGTTCGGTGGTCCCGATGGCGGCGATGGCGGTGCCGGGGGCGATGTCTGGGCGGAAGCGGTGGAGGGGCTAAACACCCTGATCGACTACCGCTACCAGCAGCACTTCAAGGCCGGGCGCGGCGTGCATGGCTCGGGGCGCAACCGCACCGGACCAGACGGACCGGACGTGATCCTGAAAGTGCCGGTGGGCACACAGATTCTCGATGAGGACAATGAAACGATCCTCGCCGATCTGGCCGAGGCCGGTCAGCGCGTGCTGCTGGCCAAGGGCGGGCGCGGCGGCAAGGGCAATGCCCACTTCACCACCAGCCGCAATCAGGCCCCGCGCATCGCGCAGCCTGGTGAAGAGGCGGAAGAGCGCTGGGTCTGGCTGCGCCTGAAGCTGATTGCGGACGCCGGCCTGATCGGCCTGCCCAATGCGGGCAAGTCAACGCTTCTGTCGGTGGTCAGCGCGGCCACGCCGAAAATCGCCGATTATCCCTTTACCACCCTGCATCCCAATCTGGGTGTGGTCGATCTGGCACCCGGCGCACGCTTCGTGATCGCCGATATTCCAGGCCTGATCGAAGGCGCCCATGAGGGTGCGGGGATTGGCGACCGCTTCCTGGGTCATGTGGAGCGCTGCGCCCTGCTGGTGCATCTGGTCGATGCCTCCGGCGAAGACCCGGCGGGGGCCTATTCCATCGTGCGCGGCGAACTGGAAGCCTATGGTGCCGGGCTTGAGGACAAGGCGGAAATCGTCGTGCTCAACAAGATCGACGCCGTGGACGGCGAGACCCTGGACGCCGCCGAGGCGGCCTTGCGTGAGGTCAGCGGGCGCGACGTGCTGCGCCTCTCCGGTGCCACTCAGGACGGCGTGCGCCCTCTGATGTTCAAGGTCTGGGAGGCGGTCCAGGGGCGCCAGGCCGCCGAACGCCAGGCAGCGGCCGCCGCCGCGCAGGCCGCGGAAAAGGCTGAATCAGGATGGACACCATGA
- a CDS encoding GNAT family N-acetyltransferase codes for MRGAPCVGSSDGVEAVPADLITARLALRQLRLDDAPFLAHEGGRPGVARMVARIPSLCPPLASELFILAARAAEASRGDRVRLITQRADQVPLGVIGLHPHGHGVWELGYWLAMSAWGRGIATEAGAAMIADARIRGIERLIAGHFSDNPASARVLTKLGFGYSDGGAETFMFSMGRLARAPHRAMALHIGPQTG; via the coding sequence ATGCGTGGAGCCCCCTGCGTTGGCAGCAGTGATGGTGTGGAGGCCGTGCCTGCGGACCTGATCACGGCGCGGCTCGCCCTGCGCCAGCTGCGCCTGGACGATGCGCCTTTCCTGGCGCACGAAGGCGGGCGGCCCGGCGTGGCCCGCATGGTGGCGCGGATCCCCTCGCTCTGCCCGCCGCTGGCGTCCGAACTCTTCATACTGGCAGCGCGCGCCGCGGAAGCCTCGCGCGGCGACAGGGTCCGGCTCATCACGCAGCGAGCAGACCAGGTGCCGCTGGGCGTCATCGGCCTGCATCCCCACGGCCATGGCGTTTGGGAGCTGGGCTACTGGCTGGCGATGTCAGCCTGGGGCCGCGGCATCGCCACCGAGGCCGGCGCGGCCATGATCGCGGATGCGCGCATCCGCGGCATCGAGCGCCTGATCGCAGGCCATTTCAGCGACAACCCGGCCTCGGCGCGGGTGCTGACAAAGCTCGGATTCGGCTACAGTGATGGCGGTGCCGAGACTTTCATGTTTTCCATGGGCCGTTTGGCGCGCGCGCCGCACCGGGCCATGGCCCTACACATTGGACCTCAGACCGGATAG
- the rpmA gene encoding 50S ribosomal protein L27, which produces MAHKKAGGSSRNGRDSAGRRLGVKKSGGQAVIAGNIIVRQRGTKYYPGVNVGMGKDHTLFALTEGRVEFRTKANQRTFVSVAPLAEAAE; this is translated from the coding sequence ATGGCTCACAAAAAAGCAGGCGGCTCCTCACGCAACGGCCGCGACTCCGCAGGCCGTCGCCTGGGTGTCAAGAAATCCGGCGGCCAGGCGGTCATCGCGGGCAATATCATCGTGCGCCAGCGCGGCACGAAATATTATCCCGGCGTCAATGTCGGCATGGGCAAGGATCACACCCTGTTCGCCCTGACCGAGGGCCGGGTGGAGTTCCGCACCAAGGCCAACCAGCGCACTTTCGTGAGCGTCGCCCCGCTTGCCGAGGCGGCTGAATAG
- a CDS encoding 50S ribosomal protein L21 translates to MYAVIKTGGKQYRVAQGDVLRVEKLDAEAGDVVTFDQVLMIGGEGDPLVGAPGVDGASVTAEVLDERKDKKVIIFKKRRRQNYRRKRGHRQWITVISIAEILKPGTKSALGGKKKAAKPAQEPVADAAPAKPAKAAAKPKAAGGDDLTQLNGVGPAYAKKLAEAGVTTFAQVAAWTEAEIERLDGEIAGLKAKAESGEWIAQAKELAGA, encoded by the coding sequence ATGTACGCGGTCATCAAAACCGGCGGCAAGCAGTACCGGGTCGCGCAAGGCGACGTCCTGCGCGTGGAAAAGCTCGACGCCGAAGCGGGCGACGTGGTCACGTTTGACCAGGTCCTCATGATCGGCGGCGAGGGCGACCCCCTGGTGGGCGCGCCCGGCGTGGATGGCGCCTCGGTGACGGCTGAAGTGCTCGACGAGCGCAAAGACAAGAAAGTCATCATCTTCAAGAAGCGCCGCCGGCAGAATTACCGCCGCAAACGCGGCCACCGCCAGTGGATCACGGTGATCTCGATCGCCGAAATCCTCAAGCCCGGCACGAAATCCGCGCTCGGCGGCAAGAAAAAAGCAGCCAAGCCGGCGCAGGAGCCGGTTGCAGACGCCGCTCCGGCCAAGCCGGCGAAAGCAGCCGCGAAGCCCAAGGCGGCGGGCGGCGATGACCTGACCCAGCTCAACGGCGTCGGCCCGGCCTACGCCAAGAAGCTGGCCGAGGCGGGCGTGACGACGTTTGCGCAGGTCGCGGCATGGACCGAGGCAGAGATCGAGCGTCTGGACGGCGAAATCGCCGGCCTCAAGGCGAAGGCAGAATCGGGCGAATGGATCGCCCAGGCGAAAGAACTGGCCGGCGCGTAA
- a CDS encoding AAA family ATPase: MTRIEIENFKGIGSRQRIDLRPITLLFGPNSAGKSTILQALHYLREILERGNVDPDRTIAGGLIDLGGFATLVHNHELDRTVTLKVVLDLSDEQGSEGLSLNAGLSIGEPEFAELLVRYLVGESDEYRDYAIVQNIGLAVDIRWSALEQAPYVSRLAIELDGEPLAAIVSPPSEGRAQLTDFNFKHPLLQQAVHPDDYVTEDEAEEMGMQSAEELGIADDHSEVFFTAIWELSREVAADRSTPNTPDDQLRIAVGTELGALPRLDRDLILDIRDPDVKKAELEERTPRVNGLRALLSEMILGPVRLVRDHLMQMTYIGPLRDIPTRSYRPQASPDEARWAHGLAAWDLLYNDRRGDLMDEVNVWLSGEERLRTTYRLERVEFKEIPVPSAMHQMFERGLNEDDIGELQELYLSLATRTEIALRDFEKGILVAPGDVGVGISQMVPVIVASLRKQDGVLGIEQPELHVHPAIQVGMGDLFIKAATGGENKLTSGKTLLIETHSEHIMLRLLRRVREQTDGEVPPGVLGLTPDDLSVIYVESSVEGVRFRPLRVSPDGDFADRWPNGFFAERAEELF, encoded by the coding sequence TTGACCCGGATCGAAATTGAGAACTTCAAAGGCATCGGCTCGCGGCAGCGTATCGACCTGCGGCCCATAACGCTGCTCTTCGGCCCGAACAGCGCAGGCAAGAGCACGATCCTCCAGGCGCTGCACTACCTGCGCGAAATCCTTGAGCGTGGAAATGTCGACCCGGACCGGACGATCGCTGGCGGCCTAATTGACCTTGGAGGCTTCGCAACGCTGGTCCACAACCATGAGCTCGACCGAACTGTGACCCTGAAAGTCGTCCTTGACCTCTCGGATGAACAGGGCTCAGAGGGCCTGTCACTGAACGCTGGTCTATCGATCGGCGAGCCCGAGTTCGCAGAACTGCTCGTTCGATACCTGGTCGGAGAAAGCGACGAGTATCGCGACTATGCGATCGTGCAGAACATCGGACTGGCAGTCGACATCCGCTGGAGCGCGCTGGAGCAGGCGCCTTACGTCTCGCGCCTCGCCATCGAACTGGACGGAGAACCGCTCGCAGCCATCGTGTCGCCACCATCAGAAGGCCGGGCGCAACTGACCGACTTCAACTTCAAGCATCCGCTACTGCAGCAGGCCGTTCATCCGGACGACTACGTGACGGAAGACGAAGCCGAAGAGATGGGCATGCAATCGGCTGAGGAGCTAGGCATAGCGGACGACCACTCCGAGGTATTCTTCACTGCGATCTGGGAACTGTCGCGTGAAGTCGCGGCCGACCGTTCGACGCCGAACACTCCAGATGATCAGCTGCGGATCGCCGTCGGCACCGAGCTGGGCGCACTGCCTCGGCTGGACCGCGACCTCATCCTCGATATCCGCGACCCGGACGTGAAGAAGGCCGAACTGGAGGAGCGGACACCGCGCGTCAACGGCCTTCGGGCGCTTCTCTCCGAAATGATCCTCGGCCCGGTACGTCTGGTCCGAGATCACCTGATGCAGATGACCTACATCGGCCCGCTGCGCGACATCCCCACGCGTAGCTATCGCCCGCAAGCCTCACCGGACGAGGCCCGCTGGGCCCACGGGCTCGCTGCCTGGGATCTGCTCTACAACGACCGCCGCGGCGACCTCATGGACGAGGTCAACGTCTGGCTCTCCGGCGAGGAGCGGCTGAGAACGACTTACAGGCTGGAGCGGGTGGAGTTCAAAGAAATCCCGGTTCCCAGCGCCATGCACCAGATGTTCGAGCGGGGTCTCAACGAGGACGATATCGGCGAGTTGCAGGAGCTCTACTTGAGCCTCGCCACGCGGACGGAGATCGCCCTGCGGGACTTCGAAAAGGGCATCCTGGTTGCACCGGGCGACGTGGGCGTCGGCATTTCGCAGATGGTCCCGGTGATCGTCGCCTCATTGCGCAAGCAGGACGGCGTGCTCGGAATCGAGCAGCCGGAGCTCCATGTCCATCCCGCCATCCAGGTCGGCATGGGCGACCTGTTCATCAAGGCTGCGACCGGCGGCGAGAACAAGCTTACCTCGGGAAAGACCCTGCTCATTGAGACGCACAGCGAGCACATCATGCTGCGGCTGCTTCGCCGTGTGCGGGAGCAGACTGACGGTGAGGTTCCTCCCGGCGTGCTCGGACTGACGCCCGATGACCTCTCTGTGATCTACGTCGAGTCTTCGGTCGAGGGGGTCCGCTTCCGTCCCCTCCGCGTGAGCCCAGACGGTGATTTCGCAGACCGATGGCCAAACGGCTTCTTCGCGGAACGGGCCGAGGAACTGTTCTGA
- a CDS encoding restriction endonuclease subunit S — translation MTHAVQLGDIIQLRKGKKATEVHDQRVNGAKPYIQIDEVRGATPQKYASDAKGVAVTSADLCIVWDGANAGTVGYGVDGMIGSTVARMRIKSPEEWDTEFVGRLLQSRFRQLNDEAQARGATIPHVDKSKLEEIELPRIDRSEQQRIASILARADGIRRKRQKLLKANGDFVRSAYLHIVGHLNPRHGDWEPFTFEALAVDRKGAIRSGPFGSALRHGEFVDEGIAVLGIDNAVQNKFAWAERRFITPSKYEELRRYKVFPGDVIVTIMGTTGRSAVVPDDIPEAITTKHLATITCNKELIHPEVLSFAIHSDPLIIRQIKSFNKGAIMDGLNLGIIRKLEINLPPIEDQLRFVAMLRKARAIEASSQTPEGSGEDLFQSLSQRAFRGEL, via the coding sequence ATGACGCATGCTGTTCAATTGGGCGACATCATTCAGCTTCGAAAAGGCAAGAAAGCCACAGAAGTTCATGACCAGCGCGTCAACGGTGCCAAGCCTTACATCCAGATCGATGAAGTGCGTGGGGCTACGCCCCAGAAATATGCTTCTGATGCAAAGGGCGTGGCAGTAACGTCGGCCGATCTATGCATTGTCTGGGACGGCGCGAATGCTGGCACCGTCGGATACGGCGTCGATGGCATGATTGGCAGCACCGTAGCCAGAATGCGTATCAAGTCGCCAGAGGAATGGGACACAGAGTTCGTTGGCAGACTTCTTCAGAGTCGATTTCGCCAACTTAATGACGAGGCACAGGCTCGTGGAGCCACGATCCCGCACGTCGATAAATCAAAGCTGGAAGAGATTGAACTGCCTCGGATTGATCGATCCGAGCAACAGCGGATTGCCTCCATCCTCGCAAGAGCTGATGGCATTCGGCGCAAGCGCCAGAAGTTATTGAAAGCGAACGGTGATTTCGTCAGGTCTGCTTATCTGCATATAGTCGGACACCTCAACCCTAGACATGGCGACTGGGAGCCGTTCACGTTCGAGGCGCTTGCCGTTGATCGGAAGGGCGCGATCCGCTCGGGACCATTTGGCAGTGCGCTACGCCACGGCGAATTCGTGGATGAGGGCATCGCGGTCCTAGGTATCGACAACGCGGTGCAGAACAAGTTCGCCTGGGCCGAACGGCGCTTCATCACGCCGTCAAAGTACGAGGAACTGCGTCGCTACAAGGTTTTCCCGGGCGACGTGATTGTCACGATCATGGGCACCACCGGTCGCTCCGCCGTCGTGCCGGACGACATCCCCGAAGCCATCACGACCAAGCACCTCGCGACAATCACCTGCAATAAGGAACTGATCCACCCGGAAGTACTCTCCTTCGCGATCCATTCCGATCCGCTGATCATTCGCCAGATCAAGTCCTTCAATAAGGGCGCGATCATGGACGGATTGAACCTCGGAATCATCCGAAAGCTCGAGATCAACCTGCCTCCGATAGAGGATCAGCTCCGGTTTGTCGCGATGCTGCGGAAAGCCCGAGCTATCGAGGCGAGTTCGCAGACACCAGAAGGCTCTGGTGAGGATCTTTTTCAATCCCTTTCACAGCGCGCTTTTCGCGGGGAGCTTTGA
- a CDS encoding type I restriction-modification system subunit M produces MVTGELKRRVDALWTEFWQGGITNPLTVIEQITFLMYARLLDINEARDENRQKRTGKPFQRRFKEDEQHLRWSQFRHLGSDQMLPLVRDKVFPHFRSTVASGTAFAEFMKDAQLMIQKPGLLVKAVNMIHELPLTEGDTKGDLYEYLLSKLTTAGINGQFRTPRHIIRLMVDMLEPKPTDVIGDPACGTGGFLVSVMEYLLETYTSPEAVIEEKDPETGAVEKIFTGDLLEEHRDHIRSRMFHGFDFDATMLRIAAMNLMLHGVDDPDIHYQDTLSTGFTDKFPKQASEGFDVILANPPFKGSLDFEDVHSGLLRQVKTKKTELLFLALILRMLSTGGRSATIVPDGVLFGSSGAHRQLRQLLVDQNQLEAVISLPSGVFRPYAGVSTGILVFTKGGRTDNVFFYDVEADGLSLDDKREPVAEDDLPDCLARWRSRDPAADQDRTSKAFFVSAAEIKEAGYDLSLSRYKERVYKEEDYDPPHVILSRMKALNHEIADDLAELEEMLG; encoded by the coding sequence ATGGTCACGGGTGAACTCAAGCGCCGCGTCGACGCGCTCTGGACGGAATTCTGGCAGGGCGGGATCACCAACCCGCTGACGGTGATCGAGCAGATCACGTTCCTGATGTACGCGCGCCTTCTCGACATCAACGAGGCGCGTGACGAGAACCGCCAAAAGCGGACGGGCAAGCCGTTCCAGCGCCGCTTCAAGGAGGACGAGCAGCACCTCCGCTGGTCGCAGTTCCGGCACCTGGGATCCGACCAGATGCTGCCCCTGGTGCGGGACAAGGTCTTTCCGCATTTCCGCTCCACGGTGGCCAGCGGCACGGCTTTCGCGGAGTTCATGAAGGACGCGCAGCTGATGATCCAGAAGCCGGGGCTTCTGGTGAAGGCCGTGAACATGATCCACGAATTGCCACTGACAGAGGGCGACACCAAGGGCGACCTCTACGAGTATCTGCTCAGCAAACTGACGACGGCTGGCATCAACGGGCAGTTCCGCACGCCGCGACACATCATTCGGCTGATGGTCGACATGCTGGAGCCCAAGCCGACCGACGTCATCGGCGACCCGGCCTGCGGCACCGGCGGCTTCCTCGTCAGCGTCATGGAATACCTGCTCGAGACCTACACCTCGCCCGAGGCTGTGATCGAGGAGAAGGACCCCGAGACCGGCGCGGTCGAGAAGATCTTCACTGGCGACTTGCTCGAAGAGCACCGCGACCACATCCGCAGCAGGATGTTCCACGGCTTCGACTTCGACGCGACCATGCTGCGGATCGCGGCAATGAACCTCATGCTGCACGGAGTCGACGATCCTGACATCCACTATCAGGACACGCTCAGCACCGGCTTCACAGACAAGTTCCCGAAGCAGGCGAGCGAGGGCTTCGACGTGATCCTCGCCAATCCGCCCTTCAAGGGCAGCCTTGATTTCGAGGACGTACACTCGGGCCTCCTGCGCCAGGTCAAGACGAAGAAGACCGAGCTGCTGTTTCTCGCGCTGATCCTGCGCATGCTGAGCACCGGCGGCCGGTCCGCGACCATCGTGCCCGATGGCGTGCTGTTCGGCTCCTCGGGCGCGCATCGTCAGCTGCGTCAGCTCCTGGTGGACCAGAACCAGCTGGAAGCCGTGATTTCGCTGCCCAGCGGCGTGTTCAGGCCCTATGCGGGCGTGTCCACCGGCATCTTGGTCTTCACCAAGGGCGGACGCACCGACAATGTCTTCTTCTATGACGTCGAGGCCGATGGTCTATCGCTCGACGATAAGCGGGAGCCCGTGGCCGAGGACGATCTGCCTGACTGCCTGGCCCGCTGGCGCTCCCGCGATCCGGCTGCGGACCAAGACCGGACCTCAAAGGCGTTCTTTGTCTCAGCCGCCGAGATCAAAGAGGCCGGTTACGACCTATCTCTCAGCCGGTACAAGGAACGCGTCTACAAGGAGGAGGACTATGACCCGCCCCATGTGATCCTTAGTAGGATGAAAGCACTCAACCACGAGATTGCCGACGACTTGGCTGAGCTTGAGGAAATGCTCGGATGA
- a CDS encoding DEAD/DEAH box helicase family protein: MKSLNFEILRDGWPELAGLGGFAESYAHADPASALVKLRLFGENLTKDIYRELGLPKPDLPTFVDLLKNDAFIAITPKVILDKLHALRMHGNKAAHGEPVRTQHALWLIKEAYDLARWMCVRYGQAKADQLPAFQQPAIPGQVEERERRQVLEKLAAQEAQMDALLSELEEARAKATVAQKEAAELKQLASSAQAAADELQFSEAETRTRLIDSMLASVGWDIADGVKSTTQVGKEVEVDGQPTTTGIGYADYVLWDDNGNPLAVIEAKKTSTDAELGRHQAKLYSDSLEKRYGHRPVIFYTNGFDIWIWDDAQEFPPRKLYGFYSKDSLQHLANYQRQNKQPLDTVAISDQIVDRLYQLEAIKRVSERFSQKHRRALVVQATGTGKTRVAIALTDLLIRAGWVKRVLFLCDRKELRKQAKNAFNDFLSEPTRIITSRVKTNASERVFLATYPAMQKVFQSFDPGFFDLIIADESHRSIYNVYGDIFHYFDCHQVGLTATPVDFVTRSTFRLFGCEGQLPTSNYDLALAVQEGYLTPFEVYEHTTQFLRDGITLDGLSPQQIQELEDQGEDPAQYDFSSEQIDKVIYNKDTNRAILRNLMENGIKDATGQILGKSIIFARNHQHAMLMRQLFDEMYPQYAGKFCQVIDNYDPRAEQLIDDFKGDGTNNDLTIAISVDMLDTGIDIPEIVNLVFARPVKSPVKFWQMIGRGTRLCPDLFGPGQHKSVFRIFDHWGNFARFEMGYRPAEPMQSKPLAQQVFEERLNVAEIALQKSEIAAFDAVIDLVTKDINALPEESIAVREKWKEKRALSRPEVLKAFAPTTVARLRQEIAPLMQWRNIRGFSDALALDLLIARMQIAVLRGSGEIADLKIELLDRLASLQMHLNPVREKAEIIKSVRSDSFWKNVVVADLENARLQLREIMHHRAKGGSQGLPPKVVDITEDAGQMKIARRSASLKSVDMKAYQQIVEAELKKHFETNPVLKKIRAGEAVTDREIDSLVALVLTQHPDVRREHLEEFFSETAGPLYLAIRMIVGMDPEAVREKFTAFVQKHPKLSAKQTRFLAMLQNHIARYGTIEVERLYDDPFTVVDADGPDGVFEDEADLTDLINIVRSFGPLAEERPDDNPNERKS, translated from the coding sequence ATGAAGTCTCTCAATTTTGAAATCCTGCGTGACGGCTGGCCCGAACTTGCTGGCCTTGGCGGATTTGCGGAGTCGTATGCTCACGCAGACCCAGCAAGCGCGCTCGTCAAGCTTCGCCTCTTCGGCGAAAACCTGACGAAGGACATCTACCGCGAGCTGGGGCTCCCGAAGCCGGACCTGCCCACATTCGTCGATCTCTTGAAGAACGACGCCTTCATCGCGATCACTCCGAAGGTCATCCTCGACAAACTTCACGCGTTGCGGATGCACGGCAACAAGGCCGCGCATGGCGAACCCGTGAGAACCCAACATGCGCTCTGGCTCATCAAGGAAGCATACGATCTGGCCCGCTGGATGTGTGTCCGATACGGGCAGGCGAAAGCGGACCAGCTTCCCGCCTTCCAGCAGCCAGCCATTCCAGGTCAGGTCGAGGAGCGGGAACGGCGCCAAGTCCTCGAAAAGCTCGCGGCTCAAGAAGCGCAGATGGATGCGTTGCTTTCGGAACTCGAGGAAGCCCGCGCGAAAGCAACCGTTGCTCAGAAGGAAGCGGCTGAGCTCAAACAGCTTGCAAGCTCAGCACAGGCAGCAGCCGATGAGCTGCAGTTCAGCGAGGCAGAGACCCGAACGCGCCTCATCGATAGCATGTTGGCGAGCGTCGGCTGGGATATCGCAGACGGCGTCAAGAGCACGACGCAGGTGGGCAAGGAAGTAGAGGTCGACGGCCAACCTACGACCACGGGCATCGGTTACGCCGATTACGTGCTCTGGGATGACAACGGGAACCCTCTGGCCGTTATCGAGGCGAAGAAGACCTCGACTGATGCCGAGCTTGGTCGGCATCAGGCAAAACTCTATTCCGATAGCCTTGAAAAGCGATATGGCCACCGCCCTGTCATTTTCTACACGAATGGCTTCGACATCTGGATCTGGGACGACGCGCAGGAATTCCCTCCGCGGAAGCTCTATGGCTTCTACTCGAAGGACAGCCTTCAGCATCTGGCCAACTACCAGAGGCAAAATAAACAGCCTCTCGACACAGTCGCGATCAGCGATCAGATCGTGGATCGCCTGTACCAGCTCGAAGCGATCAAAAGGGTTTCCGAGCGTTTTTCGCAGAAGCACCGTCGGGCGCTAGTGGTTCAGGCAACCGGCACAGGCAAGACTCGCGTCGCGATAGCGCTGACGGACCTTCTGATCCGGGCCGGTTGGGTCAAGCGGGTCCTGTTCCTTTGTGACCGGAAGGAACTCCGGAAGCAGGCCAAGAACGCATTCAACGATTTCCTTTCGGAGCCCACGCGGATCATCACGTCGCGCGTCAAGACGAATGCCAGTGAGCGCGTCTTCCTTGCGACCTATCCCGCTATGCAAAAGGTCTTCCAGTCTTTCGATCCCGGCTTCTTCGACCTCATCATCGCGGATGAGTCTCATCGAAGCATCTACAACGTATACGGAGACATTTTTCACTATTTCGACTGTCATCAGGTTGGGCTTACCGCGACGCCAGTCGACTTCGTCACGCGCAGCACCTTCCGCCTCTTTGGGTGTGAAGGTCAGCTTCCAACGTCGAATTACGATCTCGCGCTGGCGGTTCAGGAGGGCTACCTGACCCCATTCGAGGTTTATGAGCACACTACGCAGTTTCTCCGCGACGGCATCACCCTCGATGGCCTGTCGCCCCAGCAGATCCAGGAACTCGAAGACCAGGGGGAGGATCCGGCGCAGTATGATTTTTCTTCGGAGCAGATCGACAAGGTCATCTACAACAAGGACACCAACCGCGCGATCCTCCGAAACCTGATGGAAAACGGGATCAAGGATGCGACCGGACAAATACTTGGAAAGAGCATCATTTTCGCGCGAAACCATCAGCACGCGATGCTGATGCGTCAGCTCTTCGATGAAATGTATCCGCAGTACGCCGGGAAATTCTGCCAGGTGATCGACAACTACGATCCCCGAGCCGAGCAGCTGATCGACGATTTCAAGGGCGACGGCACCAACAACGATCTGACCATCGCGATCTCGGTCGACATGCTCGATACTGGGATCGACATACCGGAGATCGTGAACCTGGTTTTTGCGAGGCCTGTCAAATCGCCAGTAAAGTTCTGGCAAATGATCGGCCGCGGCACGCGTCTCTGTCCGGACCTCTTCGGACCCGGCCAGCACAAGAGTGTTTTCCGCATCTTTGACCATTGGGGCAATTTTGCCCGCTTTGAAATGGGCTATCGCCCTGCCGAGCCCATGCAGAGCAAACCGCTTGCTCAGCAGGTTTTCGAGGAGCGGCTGAATGTTGCCGAGATCGCCCTCCAGAAGAGCGAAATCGCGGCTTTCGACGCCGTCATCGATCTAGTGACAAAGGACATCAATGCCTTGCCGGAAGAGTCCATTGCCGTTCGGGAGAAATGGAAAGAGAAGCGCGCGCTATCGCGCCCCGAGGTTTTGAAGGCGTTCGCGCCGACGACTGTCGCCAGACTACGCCAAGAGATCGCACCTCTGATGCAGTGGCGAAACATCCGTGGCTTCAGCGACGCCCTTGCGCTCGACCTTCTCATAGCGCGGATGCAGATCGCCGTGCTTCGTGGCTCGGGAGAGATTGCCGACCTGAAAATCGAGCTCCTTGATCGCTTGGCATCCCTTCAGATGCACCTGAACCCGGTGCGCGAGAAGGCGGAAATCATCAAGAGCGTGAGATCCGACAGCTTCTGGAAAAATGTAGTGGTCGCCGACCTGGAGAACGCACGCCTCCAACTTCGCGAGATCATGCATCACCGCGCCAAAGGTGGCTCGCAGGGCCTGCCTCCGAAGGTGGTCGATATTACCGAGGATGCCGGGCAGATGAAGATCGCCCGTCGCTCGGCAAGCCTGAAATCCGTAGACATGAAAGCGTACCAGCAGATCGTCGAAGCGGAACTCAAGAAGCACTTCGAGACCAACCCGGTCCTGAAGAAGATCCGTGCCGGCGAAGCCGTGACCGACCGCGAAATCGATTCGCTCGTGGCGCTTGTCCTGACCCAGCATCCGGATGTCCGGCGAGAGCATCTTGAGGAGTTCTTCAGCGAGACCGCTGGTCCGCTCTACCTCGCGATCCGAATGATCGTGGGCATGGATCCCGAGGCGGTGCGGGAGAAATTCACTGCCTTCGTCCAGAAGCATCCGAAGCTGAGCGCGAAGCAGACGCGCTTTCTAGCGATGCTGCAGAACCACATCGCGCGCTACGGCACGATTGAGGTCGAGCGGCTCTACGACGACCCCTTCACTGTGGTCGATGCCGACGGACCGGACGGCGTGTTCGAGGACGAGGCTGACCTCACCGATCTCATCAACATAGTGCGCTCCTTCGGCCCCCTGGCCGAGGAACGCCCCGACGACAACCCGAACGAGAGGAAATCATAA